The DNA segment ATAACTTAAAATATAGGCTATTTTTAGATATTTGATTTCTAAAATAAGTATAATTCAAAGCAAAATTTCTGCTGGTATTTTTCCCGCTATACATATAAGTTCTAATACTTCCTGCCAACGGCTGATTATAGGTGTATCTATTTTCTGTGTATTCTAATAAAAAATATCCAAAAGGTATAGTCAAGCTATAATAGCCATTGTATGTTTTTCCTCTTTTAAAATCTTGATCATATAAAGAGCTTGTTTTATCTGCTTGTGATATATTTTTGGCTTGCGAGATAAAAAGAGATTCATTAAAACCAAAAATATTGGAAAATCCGATAGAGGCATCACCTTGATATTTTCCGGTTTCATTGCTACCTGAATTATCAATTGAAATTTGAAAAGTTACAGACGGCAGTTCTTTTTTATCGATATAAATGTCTGTAAAATTCTCCTTTGTTGCAGGCTTAAGGTATATTTTCGGGGTGTATAAAGAAACGCCATTGATATTTTCTAGCGCCTGTTCTATGTCTCTTAAATTTAATATTTCTTGATTTTTATTTTTTCCAAAAGCACCAAAAAGAGAAAGTTTATTTTTTAGATTATTTGTATTATTTATTGATATTTTATTGATTTTGCCTAAATTTAGATTTAGTTTCATAGTATTATTTTCAGGATCAATGTTTGAAAATTTGACATTAGTTGTGATGTAGCCTTGCTTAATAATTTTATTGTTGAGCAAATTTAAAATAATACTTATACTTTTTTCGCCAATACATTTGCCTTTTGAAAAATCTGCAAGACTTAAAGTATCAAGCAAATATGCTTCAAATTCATCTATCTTAGGCTCTAGCGTAATATCATTAATTATTACGCAGGGAGATTCATTTTCTATTATCTTATCGGCGATATGCTCGGATTCGTAAGATTGCAAATTTAAACTAGAATCTTTGCGTTTTTTCTCGATAGACTTTAAGCGCTCTTGCTCTAACCGCTGCTCTTTTTGATGAATTCGCTCAATCTTTTGAAGTGCATTTGACAAAAGCGTTGTTGGTACAATAATTATAAAAAATAATATAAATATTCTCACTATCTATTACCCCTATATATAATGAAATTATATATCAATATCAATAATAAGTCAAGACTACTAATTAATAATTAATAAAATATATAGTTCAATTAAACTTAATCGGATTTTTTAGCTGCGACTTACATTGCCGCTTACAAGGACTCTTATCATTATTGCCGAGGTAAGCGCAGGCAATGCGCCGTTTTTAAATTCTAGCGCGGACAGCGAATACGAGGTGCGCATTAGCGGTGATTTTGCGGACGTATCGGACGCCTGCTCACTGTTTATGAAGGCGCCTTAGAGCGAGATTTTATCGGCGCGGTCCAGGGCGTCATAGACGGCGAGCTAGAACCGACTAATGCATCGCCGCAGGATATTAGCGGTTAATCCCCCCCCCTTTTTTTACTCTCTTTTGCGGCAACTACAAGCTCAAATTTAAAAAAAGAGGGGGATCGTATCGGTAACGCTCGAGTTTTTACTCGGCAAACGCGGCAAAAACGAAATCTCGCAGCCGGTTAGGATTTGATAATCTTTGCGCAGAATAAGGCTACGACGATTCGGCGCTTGATTTTGGGGCGCAGATTTGACTTCCGTGACAAACTCGGCTTAAATTCGACACTAAATTCGGTCCACTCGCAAATTAAACAAAATCCAAGCGCTCAAATTTAAACAAATTTACGCCGCAAGGTAGCGAATCAAATTTGACCCAAAACGCCGAATCTACCGCCTTTTTACAGCCGTAAATATAAAAAAACAAACCGAAGCGATGAGGATGATGCTTGCGCCGCTGGTTAAATTCGCCTCAAAGCTCAGCCACAGCCCGCTCACGCAAAATGCGGCCGAGATGAGCGCGGCATTTAGCATCATCGTGCCCAGACGGCTTGATATCGCACCCGCGATATAGGGCGGGATCGTGAGCAGCGCGATAACCAGTATGAGCCCGACCGCGCGTATCGTCATCACGACGCTTAGCGCCATCATGCATGTTAGCGCGTAGTATAGTAGCGTCGTCTTCACCCCGCGCAGCCTCGCAAACTCCGCGTCAAAGCTAAGCGCCTCAAACTGCCTGTAAAATAGCGCGACGGATGCGAGTATGACGCAATTTGCGACCGCCATAAAAACAAGATCGCCCTGCGGCACGGCTAAAATCGAGCCAAAAAGATAGCTCATGAGATCGACGTTGTAGCCGGGCGCTAGGTCGGTTAGGATGATGCCAAACGCCATACCAAACGCCCACAGCGCGCCGATAACCGAGTCCATCTTGCTTTTATCTTTGAGCGTGATGGTGGCGATGAGTAGCGCCAAAAACAGCGAAAACAGACTCGCGCCAAGCAGCGGTTCGAGCGAAAAATAAAACGCGATGCCAAGCCCGCCGTATGCGCCGTGAGCGATGCCACCCGCGATGAAAACCATGCGGTTTATGACCGTGAGCGTGCCGATCACGCCGCAAGCTATGCTAACGAGGATGCCCGCCAGCAGGGCGTTTTGCATAAAATTTAAGCTAAGAGCTTCTAGCATTTGTTTCCTTTTTTACTTTTTTCGGCGTTTTTGGTGTTGCTTGCCGAGACCTGCGCCTTTAAGGTGCTAAATTTGGTTGGGTTAAATTTAAGATTCTCTAAAAATTTTTAGTTTTTCTTTTTCTTGGGAGGCGGAAGGGGTTTCTACTTACGAAGCGTCGCCCCTTCCGCCCCCAAACCCCCACCTACCCCACTGCACGTGAGATGTTGCTGCACTTCGTGCAGGTTAAATTTGGTGCTGTTGCGCCACATGTTTTAAAATTTTACGTTTTCATGATGCGGGTCTCGGCAAGTCAAATTTGCAAATTTAAACATAAAAAGTTAAGGCGCAGTATTTTTTCTTTAGACGAGGCGGAAATGAGCCGAGCGAGGGCGCATACATATAGTATGTAACCGAGCTTCGGCGAAATTTCTAACGAAGTATAAAGGAAAAAGACAAGCCGCAAATCGCCTAACGATGTCCGCAGCCACATTCTTTCAACGCCACCTCCACATCGCAAAAATGCCTATGATCTCTCGCCAAATGCTCGATAAAATCCTGCTTCGAGCCGTGCGAGATCTCGTGCATGAAAAGATCGTGATTGACGTAGGCGACCTTGGTGGCGAAATTTAGCGTCAAATTTACGTCGTGGCTGATGAGCACGACGCCCGTGCCTTCAGCGTTGATCTGCTTTAGCAGTTTATAAACGCCCGCCTGGCCTTTCGTGTCGATACTGGCGGTCGGTTCGTCTAGCATCAAAATTTTAGCCTTTGCGCAAAGCGCGCGCGCGATATAGACGCGTTGGCGCTGTCCGCCGCTTAGCTCGCCGATCTTGCGCCGCGTAAATTCACCCATCCCGACGCGCTCGAGCGCCGCCTCGGCCTCTATCTTGTCGTCCTTGCCGTAAAATCCAAACAGCTTTTTATCTATCCGCCCCATCAAAACGACCTCGAGCACGCGCATCGGGAAGCTCTGATTTATCGGGATATTTTGCGGGACGTAGCCCACGGCCTTGCTCACGCTAGCGGGCTCCTGGCCAAACACCTCGATCGTCCCGCCGCTTGGCTTGTTTAGGCCTAACATCAGCTTTAAAAGCGTGCTTTTGCCGCCGCCGTTGGGGCCTATGATCGCTAGAAAATCCTTACAGTCGTATTCTAAATTTATGCTTTCAAACACGAGGTTTTCATCGTAGCCAAAGCTTAAATTTCGCACCGAAATGTCGCTCATAAAACGCTCACCTTACCCGAAATATAAAACATAAAAACACCAAGCCCGAGCATAACCAAGAGCGCAGCAAACTCGCAGCAAGTCCGCAGCGCACGAAATCTCACCGCGCCCTTTAGTTTAAAGCCGCAAACGGCTGCTAGAAATATCACTGCACCCATGCCAAGTCCCATAAACACGCCGCTAGCAAGCCCGGCCGCATAGCTGTTTAGGCTAAAAGCCAGCACGAAAACCAGCAACGTACCCGGACACGGCACTAGCGATCCTGCTAGCACCACGAGCCACTCGCTGGCGGTTTTTGGAGCTTCGTTAGAGGCCTTACAGGCTGCGCAGCCGCACTCGTTCTCGTGAGCGACGGGACCAAATTTGACGAAATTCGCGCTCAAATTTGACGCTGAGGCTAAATTTGAACCAAAAACTTTACTCGCCCCATTTGCGCCATTTTTGCCTGAAACGGACACGGCAGCAAAGCTAAATTTAGGCTTTAGAGCCATTTTTTTGAGCTTAGCATAGATCATATAAAGACTCACGCAAACGATCGTTACGGCTGATATTTTCGTCATCGCGCCCGCGATATCGCTAACCTTGTTCGTCAAAAACGCGTTTAAAAAAACGTAGCTAAAAAGCACGAGCAAAAATGCTCCCGCCACGTGCGCGAACCCGACTTTCATCGCAAAAACCAGCGCGCGCGAGTAGCTGCCGCCGTTTGCGACGAAGTAGCTGGCCGTCAGCATCTTAGCATGCCCGGGACCTGCTGCGTGCAAAAAGCCGTAAAAGAAGCTAACCGCGGCCAGCAAGGCGAAATTTAGCGCGTTTAGCTCGGCGCTGTTTATCTTAATGAGCTCTTTTAGGCGCTCCAAAAACTGTAGGCTCATTCCTGAAACCGAGTCAAATTTAGCCTTATCCGCCGCGTCGATTTGCTCTAAATTTTGCTTATTTTGCGCCTTAATAAACGAGCTAAGCTCGGGCTTTTGCGGGACGGGTTTCGGAGCTCTAGCGCTCATCTGGAAAAATACCGTGTATAAATTTACGTTTGGCATAACGTAAATGCCGTTATCTAAGGCAAAGTGCTCATCCGAACTTATTTTAAATTTAAAAAAACCCTCATGGTCAAATATCTCAAAAACGATGACGCGGTCATCCTTAGCCTCTAAATTTAGCTCTAAAATGTACTCGAAATTTAGCCTGCCCTCATCCAAATACACCCGTTGAGAAAGCGTTTTAGCGTGAAGGATTTTAGTCTCGTCCATACCGTCGTAAAAGCTCACGTTTGTGAGATAACCGCGCGGCACGACGTAGTCGAGGATGGATTTTTGCACCTTCCACGCCTCGTTTTTGCTAAGCGCTTTGTCGGCGTTTTCGTCGTAGCTTTGTAGCGTCAGCTCGGTGAAATTTTCAGAAAACGTCCAGGTTATGACGGCTGCTTTGATCATCTCGCCTTGAACGTCAAATTTGACCGTCGCATGCGCGGTCGGGGTGTAAAGAGAGCAGAGCGCACAGGCGTGCGCGAAACTGAAAAAGGACGCAAAAAGCGCGAAAACGGCGAATATGCGTCCAAATTTCATTTACAGACTCTTTGAAAGAATTTGCGCCGTTTTGCGTAGCTCGGCGTCCCAATCAAGCGGCAGTTGATCGATCTCTACGACGCTAGCGCCGCTTTCTTTGGCGATGGTTTGCGCGGCTTTTTTAGAAAACTGCGGAGCGACGAAAATGACCTTCACGCCGTGCTCTTTGGCTTCCTCGATGAGCTCTTTTAGCTGGGCCGGTTTTGGCTCCTTGCCCTCTACTTCGATCGCGATTTGCTCTAGATCGTAGCGCTTGGCAAAGTAGCCCCAAGACGGGTGATATACGATAAATTCGCGGTTTTTGACGTTTGCTAGAGTATTTTTGATAAATCCGTCAAGCTCATCAAGCTTAGCTTCAAATTTAGCCAAATTTGTCTCGAAAAGCGCCTTGTTCTCGGGATATTTTTCGCTTAGCGCGGCGGCGATATTTTTAGCTTGAACCTTTACGGAAACAGGATCCAGCCAGATGTGCGGGTCAAATTCGCCGTGGTGATGCTCGTGATCGTGGTGATCGCGACTGGCGTGCTCGTGTTTATGCTCGTGGTGAGCGTCGTGATCTGCGTGTTCGTGTTTGGCGTCATGATGATCGTGATCTGCGTGTTCGTGGTGGCCTTCAAATTTGATCTTTTCTACGCCCGCGTCGGTTTTTACGATTTTGAGATTTGGATAAGATTTTTGAAATTTCGGCAGCCAAGCCTCCTCAAACTCGATCCCGATAGCAAAATAAAGGTCGCTTTTTTCAAGCGCGGTCATTTGTTTCGGCTTTGGTTCGTACGTGTGCGGATCGGCTCCTTTGCCCACCATCACGTTTACCTCGACCGCGTCGCCCGCGATTTGCTTGACGAAATACTCCTGCGGTAAAATACTGACGCTAACTTGCCCTTTGGCGTATAGCGCGACTAAGCCCAAACATAAAAACGCGAAAATTTTTCTCATTTTTATCCTTTCCGTGTTAAAATTTGGGCGAAATTATATCAAAAGCAACTTAGTTGCAAATTAATTTTACTCAGGGTATAATACCCTAAAATTCTTAACGCGGAGGAAAAATATGAGCGAAAATTTGGAAGAAAAAGCCGGTTTTGAGGAGCTTTTAACGAAAAATGATATCAAAATCACTCCGCTTAGACTCGAGATTTTACACATTTTACACGCCGCCGCCGCACCGCTTAGTTATGATGAAATTTTAGCCCAAATCGACGCGAACAAAACCACATTTTACCGCTGTATGGACCTTTTTGAGGCTAAGGGCATCGTGCTAAAAAGCGAAAATAACCGCAAAAATTTCTACGAGCTTGAAAGCGGGGCAAAGGCGTATTTCGTCTGCGACGTCTGCCACAAGATGACTAATATCGATATGCCGCGCCTAAAACAAAATCACGTAAAAAGCGTCGTAGTTAAGGGCGTTTGCGACGACTGCTTTTGAGAACTCGGCGCGTAATTTACTTGCAAATTCGATAGTAAAATTCGGATCGGCAAATTCGGTTTTATTTGAAAATTTAAGGGCCAATGGACAAATTTAAGCCGATTTGGAGTTAAATTTTTTCTTTAAATGCGCGCACTTTTTCGCAAATCTCGCCTGCATTACAGCGTCAAATTCGCCTTTCTCGCGTTTGCAAAATAAATTTGCTCAAATTTAACCGCAAATTTTACTCGCCAAATCCCTCGCGAAAATTTAAAGTCTAGTTTCCATATGCGGCATAAATTTGACGCAGGTAAAGGCAAAACACAGCAAGCTTACGATGAGCGATGCGGTCAAAATTCGACGCGAGTAAAAGTAAAACCGCGGCGAGCTTAGCGGTGAGCGTAGACGCAAGCGCGCATAAATTTGATACAAGTAAAGGTAGCGGCAAATTTGACACGGAAAAAAGTAAAAAGCCAAAATCAAAAATACTAAAATTTAATCCTCATAAAGCTTCGCAATCTCCGGCGGTATCGCGATCGGACGGCCGCGCGCGAGGTCAAAAAATACGTAAGTCGTCACCGCACTCGCGACCAGGACGCCGTCCTTACTAAACTCGTAAAAGCGCTTCGAGCAGCTCTTTTTTTCGGGCTGCGTCCAGGTTTTTATACGCACCTTATCGCCCAAAAATAGCTGCCCCAGATAATCTATCTCGTGCCTGCGCACTATCCACGTGCGGTTTTGCGCGAGATTTGCTTCGATAAGATCGCCTGCTGCGCTAGAGTGCGCGCTAGCGGCTTCTTGCATCCAAATGACGTAGTGAGCGTTGTTTGCGTGACGATTTACGTCGATGGCGTCCTCGTCTACAGTAAATTCGTAGTAAAAAAATTTCA comes from the Campylobacter rectus genome and includes:
- a CDS encoding ShlB/FhaC/HecB family hemolysin secretion/activation protein yields the protein MRIFILFFIIIVPTTLLSNALQKIERIHQKEQRLEQERLKSIEKKRKDSSLNLQSYESEHIADKIIENESPCVIINDITLEPKIDEFEAYLLDTLSLADFSKGKCIGEKSISIILNLLNNKIIKQGYITTNVKFSNIDPENNTMKLNLNLGKINKISINNTNNLKNKLSLFGAFGKNKNQEILNLRDIEQALENINGVSLYTPKIYLKPATKENFTDIYIDKKELPSVTFQISIDNSGSNETGKYQGDASIGFSNIFGFNESLFISQAKNISQADKTSSLYDQDFKRGKTYNGYYSLTIPFGYFLLEYTENRYTYNQPLAGSIRTYMYSGKNTSRNFALNYTYFRNQISKNSLYFKLWQRNSKNFIEKYELDNQRRRMAGYIFGLKSYFILNNAAFKFDLSYKRGTGMLGSLKAPEEDFNQGTSRMKIFSLNAGMETKISKLPITYDVNLYARWNKTPLIIRDYLLIGGKYSVRGFDGKSNLGGEKGYYLRNNLTYQYFLDHNVYLALDIGKVSGGDAKYITNKTIAGYGIGLRGGFKPHCDLSYDVFTGFPLYKPDNFHTDKVSFNFNLNYKF
- a CDS encoding metal ABC transporter permease; this translates as MLEALSLNFMQNALLAGILVSIACGVIGTLTVINRMVFIAGGIAHGAYGGLGIAFYFSLEPLLGASLFSLFLALLIATITLKDKSKMDSVIGALWAFGMAFGIILTDLAPGYNVDLMSYLFGSILAVPQGDLVFMAVANCVILASVALFYRQFEALSFDAEFARLRGVKTTLLYYALTCMMALSVVMTIRAVGLILVIALLTIPPYIAGAISSRLGTMMLNAALISAAFCVSGLWLSFEANLTSGASIILIASVCFFIFTAVKRR
- a CDS encoding metal ABC transporter ATP-binding protein, giving the protein MSDISVRNLSFGYDENLVFESINLEYDCKDFLAIIGPNGGGKSTLLKLMLGLNKPSGGTIEVFGQEPASVSKAVGYVPQNIPINQSFPMRVLEVVLMGRIDKKLFGFYGKDDKIEAEAALERVGMGEFTRRKIGELSGGQRQRVYIARALCAKAKILMLDEPTASIDTKGQAGVYKLLKQINAEGTGVVLISHDVNLTLNFATKVAYVNHDLFMHEISHGSKQDFIEHLARDHRHFCDVEVALKECGCGHR
- a CDS encoding nickel/cobalt transporter; amino-acid sequence: MKFGRIFAVFALFASFFSFAHACALCSLYTPTAHATVKFDVQGEMIKAAVITWTFSENFTELTLQSYDENADKALSKNEAWKVQKSILDYVVPRGYLTNVSFYDGMDETKILHAKTLSQRVYLDEGRLNFEYILELNLEAKDDRVIVFEIFDHEGFFKFKISSDEHFALDNGIYVMPNVNLYTVFFQMSARAPKPVPQKPELSSFIKAQNKQNLEQIDAADKAKFDSVSGMSLQFLERLKELIKINSAELNALNFALLAAVSFFYGFLHAAGPGHAKMLTASYFVANGGSYSRALVFAMKVGFAHVAGAFLLVLFSYVFLNAFLTNKVSDIAGAMTKISAVTIVCVSLYMIYAKLKKMALKPKFSFAAVSVSGKNGANGASKVFGSNLASASNLSANFVKFGPVAHENECGCAACKASNEAPKTASEWLVVLAGSLVPCPGTLLVFVLAFSLNSYAAGLASGVFMGLGMGAVIFLAAVCGFKLKGAVRFRALRTCCEFAALLVMLGLGVFMFYISGKVSVL
- a CDS encoding metal ABC transporter solute-binding protein, Zn/Mn family, encoding MRKIFAFLCLGLVALYAKGQVSVSILPQEYFVKQIAGDAVEVNVMVGKGADPHTYEPKPKQMTALEKSDLYFAIGIEFEEAWLPKFQKSYPNLKIVKTDAGVEKIKFEGHHEHADHDHHDAKHEHADHDAHHEHKHEHASRDHHDHEHHHGEFDPHIWLDPVSVKVQAKNIAAALSEKYPENKALFETNLAKFEAKLDELDGFIKNTLANVKNREFIVYHPSWGYFAKRYDLEQIAIEVEGKEPKPAQLKELIEEAKEHGVKVIFVAPQFSKKAAQTIAKESGASVVEIDQLPLDWDAELRKTAQILSKSL
- a CDS encoding Fur family transcriptional regulator, with the translated sequence MSENLEEKAGFEELLTKNDIKITPLRLEILHILHAAAAPLSYDEILAQIDANKTTFYRCMDLFEAKGIVLKSENNRKNFYELESGAKAYFVCDVCHKMTNIDMPRLKQNHVKSVVVKGVCDDCF
- a CDS encoding acyl-CoA thioesterase, yielding MKFFYYEFTVDEDAIDVNRHANNAHYVIWMQEAASAHSSAAGDLIEANLAQNRTWIVRRHEIDYLGQLFLGDKVRIKTWTQPEKKSCSKRFYEFSKDGVLVASAVTTYVFFDLARGRPIAIPPEIAKLYED